The following proteins are co-located in the Mus pahari chromosome 14, PAHARI_EIJ_v1.1, whole genome shotgun sequence genome:
- the Mpp2 gene encoding MAGUK p55 subfamily member 2 isoform X2, with translation MPVAATNSESAMQQVLDNLGSLPNATGAAELDLIFLRGIMESPIVRSLAKAHERLEETKLEAVRDNNLELVQEILRDLAELAEQSSTAAELARILQEPHFQSLLETHDSVASKTYETPPPSPGLDPMFSNQPVPPDAVRMVGIRKTAGEHLGVTFRVEGGELVIARILHGGMVAQQGLLHVGDIIKEVNGQPVGSDPRALQELLRSASGSVILKILPSYQEPHLPRQVFVKCHFDYDPARDSLSPCKEAGLRFNAGDLLQIVNQDDANWWQACHVEGGSAGLIPSQLLEEKRKAFVKRDLELTPTSGTLCGSLSGKKKKRMMYLTTKNAEFDRHELLIYEEVARMPPFRRKTLVLIGAQGVGRRSLKNKLILWDPDRYGTTVPYTSRRPKDSEREGQGYSFVSRGEMEADIRAGRYLEHGEYEGNLYGTRIDSIRGVVASGKVCVLDVNPQAVKVLRTAEFVPYVVFIEAPDYETLRAMNRAALESGVSTKQLTEADLRRTVEESSRIQRGYGHYFDLSLVNSNLERTFRELQTAMEKLRTEPQWVPVSWVY, from the exons GCCCACGAGCGGCTGGAGGAGACAAAGTTGGAGGCTGTCCGGGATAACAACCTGGAGCTGGTGCAGGAAATCCTTCGGGACCTGGCAGAGctggcagagcagagcagcacTGCTGCAGAGCTGGCACGAATCCTCCAGGAGCCCCACTTCCAG TCCCTCCTGGAGACACATGATTCAGTGGCTTCAAAGACTTATGAGACACCACCCCCAAGCCCAGGTCTGGATCCCATGTTCAGCAACCAGCCAGTACCTCCTGATGCGGTGCGCATGGTGGGCATTCGGAAGACTGCAGGAGAACATCTG GGTGTGACATTCCGAGTGGAGGGTGGCGAGCTGGTGATTGCCCGAATTCTGCATGGGGGCATGGTGGCTCAGCAAGGCCTGCTGCACGTCGGTGACATCATCAAGGAAGTGAATGGGCAGCCAGTGGGCAGCGATCCCCGGGCACTGCAGGAGCTCCTACGCAGTGCCAGTGGCAGTGTCATCCTCAAGATCTTGCCCAGCTACCAGGAACCCCACCTGCCCCGACAG GTATTTGTTAAATGCCACTTCGACTATGACCCTGCCCGGGACAGTCTCAGCCCCTGCAAGGAGGCAGGCCTGCGCTTCAACGCGGGGGACTTGCTCCAGATTGTAAATCAAGACGATGCCAACTGGTGGCAG GCATGCCACGTAGAAGGTGGCAGTGCTGGCCTCATCCCCAGCCAGCTGTTGGAGGAGAAGCGGAAAGCATTTGTCAAGCGGGACCTGGAATTGACCCCGACCTCAG GGACCCTATGCGGCAGcctttcaggaaagaaaaagaagcgaATGATGTATTTGACCACCAAGAATGCAG AGTTTGACCGCCATGAGCTGCTCATTTATGAGGAGGTGGCCCGCATGCCCCCATTCCGCAGGAAAACCCTGGTGCTGATTGGAGCGCAGGGTGTGGGCCGGCGCAGCCTGAAAAACAAACTCATTCTGTGGGATCCAGACCGCTACGGCACCACGGTGCCCT ACACATCGCGGAGGCCCAAGGACTCAGAACGTGAGGGGCAGGGCTACAGCTTTGTGTCCCGTGGGGAGATGGAGGCTGACATCCGAGCCGGGCGCTACCTGGAACATGGCGAGTATGAGGGCAACCTGTATGGCACACGGATCGACTCCATCCGGGGCGTTGTTGCCTCTGGCAAGGTGTGCGTGCTGGATGTCAACCCGCAG GCGGTGAAGGTCCTGAGGACAGCCGAGTTTGTCCCTTACGTGGTGTTCATAGAGGCTCCTGACTATGAGACTCTACGGGCTATGAACCGGGCTGCGCTGGAGAGCGGCGTGTCCACTAAGCAGCTGACG GAGGCGGATCTGAGGCGGACAGTGGAGGAGAGCAGCCGTATCCAGAGGGGCTATGGGCATTACTTCGACCTCAGCCTGGTCAACAGCAACCTGGAGAGGACCTTTCGTGAGCTCCAGACGGCCATGGAGAAACTTCGCACAGAGCCCCAGTGGGTGCCTGTGAGCTGGGTGTATTGA